A genomic stretch from Streptomyces sp. QL37 includes:
- a CDS encoding MarP family serine protease: MNVLDILLLVGAVWFAVIGYRQGFVVGILSVIGFLGGGLVAVYLLPVIWDQVTDGSEVSSTAAIVAVVIVIVCASVGQAFTTHLGNRLRRHITWSPARALDATGGSLVNVVAMLLVAWLIGSALAGTSLPTLGKEVRSSSVLLGVSRVMPDQASNWFTDFSSVLAQNGFPQVFSPFANEPITEVEPPDPALAGSPVATRAKKSIVKVVGMAPGCGKVLEGTGFVFSDRRVMTNAHVVGGVDEPTVQIGGEGRLYDAKVVLYDWQRDIAVLDVPDLDAEPLRFTDADKDAGSGDSAIVAGFPENGAYDVRSARIRGRIDANGPDIYHRGTVRRDVYSLFATVRQGNSGGPLLTPDGKVYGVVFAKSLDDPDTGYALTSDEIREDIELGRSSAQQVDSQGCAL, from the coding sequence GTGAACGTGCTGGACATCCTGCTGCTCGTCGGCGCCGTGTGGTTCGCGGTCATCGGCTACCGCCAGGGTTTCGTCGTCGGCATCCTGTCAGTGATCGGCTTTCTGGGCGGCGGACTCGTGGCCGTCTACCTGCTGCCGGTCATCTGGGACCAGGTGACCGACGGGTCGGAGGTCTCCTCCACCGCCGCCATCGTCGCGGTCGTGATCGTGATCGTGTGCGCCTCGGTGGGTCAGGCGTTCACGACCCACCTCGGCAACCGGCTCCGCCGGCACATCACCTGGTCGCCCGCACGTGCCCTGGACGCCACGGGCGGCTCCCTGGTCAACGTGGTGGCCATGCTCCTCGTGGCCTGGCTGATCGGCTCGGCGCTGGCCGGCACGTCACTGCCGACCCTGGGCAAGGAGGTCCGTAGTTCCTCGGTCCTGCTCGGAGTCTCCCGGGTGATGCCTGATCAGGCCTCCAACTGGTTCACGGACTTCTCGTCCGTCCTCGCGCAGAACGGCTTCCCGCAGGTCTTCAGCCCGTTCGCCAACGAGCCGATCACCGAGGTCGAACCGCCGGATCCCGCGCTGGCAGGAAGCCCCGTCGCCACCCGCGCCAAGAAGTCCATCGTCAAGGTCGTCGGGATGGCGCCGGGTTGCGGCAAGGTCCTCGAAGGGACCGGCTTCGTGTTCTCCGACCGCCGTGTGATGACCAACGCCCACGTGGTCGGCGGCGTCGACGAACCGACCGTCCAGATCGGTGGCGAAGGCCGGCTGTACGACGCCAAGGTCGTCCTCTACGACTGGCAGCGGGACATCGCCGTGCTGGACGTCCCGGACCTGGACGCAGAGCCGCTGCGCTTCACCGACGCCGACAAGGACGCGGGAAGCGGTGACAGCGCCATCGTCGCGGGCTTCCCGGAGAACGGCGCGTACGACGTGCGCTCGGCGCGCATCCGGGGCCGTATCGACGCCAACGGCCCGGACATCTACCACCGGGGCACCGTGCGGCGCGACGTGTACTCGCTCTTCGCGACCGTCCGCCAGGGCAACTCCGGTGGCCCGCTGCTCACTCCGGACGGGAAGGTGTACGGAGTGGTGTTCGCGAAGTCGCTCGACGACCCGGACACGGGTTACGCGCTGACGTCCGACGAGATCCGCGAGGACATCGAGCTCGGCAGGTCCTCGGCCCAGCAGGTCGACAGCCAGGGCTGCGCGCTCTGA
- a CDS encoding DUF4177 domain-containing protein, translated as MTKWEYATVPLLVHATKQILDTWGEDGWELVQVVPGPNNPEQLVAYLKREKP; from the coding sequence CGCGACCGTGCCCCTTCTCGTGCACGCGACCAAGCAGATTCTGGACACCTGGGGCGAGGACGGCTGGGAGCTGGTCCAGGTCGTTCCCGGCCCGAACAACCCCGAGCAGCTCGTGGCCTACCTGAAGCGGGAGAAGCCGTAG
- a CDS encoding CoA pyrophosphatase, producing MTHAQRTRAAADATTTGTGAPQDSALNVTTDGLPGWLDPVARAARTVRAHQLSRFLPPESGAGRQSAVLVLFGEGERGPELLLMERSGSLRSHAGQPSFPGGSLDPEDGDHTTTGPLRAALREAEEETGLDPSGVQLFGVLPRLYIPVSGFVVTPVLGWWRTPSPVGAVDPAETARVFTVPVADLTDPANRATAVHPSGHEGPAFLVESALVWGFTAGVIDRIVHYAGWERPWDRARQVPLDWRA from the coding sequence ATGACGCACGCACAGAGGACACGGGCCGCGGCCGACGCGACCACCACCGGGACGGGCGCGCCCCAGGACAGCGCGCTCAACGTCACCACCGACGGCCTGCCCGGCTGGCTGGACCCCGTGGCCCGGGCGGCGCGTACGGTGCGGGCGCACCAGCTCAGCCGTTTCCTGCCGCCTGAGAGCGGCGCGGGGCGTCAGTCCGCCGTCCTGGTTCTCTTCGGCGAGGGCGAGCGCGGTCCGGAGCTGCTCCTGATGGAGCGTTCCGGTTCCCTGCGCTCCCATGCCGGCCAGCCGTCCTTCCCCGGGGGCTCCCTCGACCCCGAGGACGGCGACCACACCACCACCGGGCCGCTCAGAGCCGCGCTCAGGGAGGCCGAGGAGGAGACCGGACTCGATCCGAGCGGTGTCCAGCTCTTCGGCGTGCTGCCCCGGCTCTACATCCCGGTGAGCGGCTTCGTCGTCACACCCGTCCTCGGCTGGTGGCGGACACCGAGCCCGGTGGGAGCCGTCGATCCGGCCGAGACCGCGCGGGTCTTCACCGTCCCCGTGGCGGATCTCACGGATCCCGCAAACCGTGCGACAGCCGTCCACCCCAGCGGCCATGAAGGCCCCGCATTTCTGGTCGAATCCGCCCTGGTGTGGGGATTCACAGCCGGAGTGATCGACAGGATTGTGCACTACGCGGGGTGGGAACGCCCCTGGGACAGGGCCAGACAGGTGCCGCTGGACTGGCGCGCATGA
- a CDS encoding Crp/Fnr family transcriptional regulator yields MDDVLRRAPLFAALDDEQAAELRASMSEVTLARGDALFHEGDPGDRLYVVTEGKVKLHRTSPDGRENMLAVLGPGELIGELSLFDPGPRTATASALTEVKLLGLGHGDLQPWLNARPEVATALLRAVARRLRKTNDQMSDLVFSDVPGRVARALLDLSRRFGVQSEEGIHVVHDLTQEELAQLVGASRETVNKALADFAGRGWLRLEARAVILLDVERLAKRSR; encoded by the coding sequence GTGGACGACGTTCTGCGGCGCGCCCCGCTTTTCGCGGCGCTCGATGACGAGCAGGCCGCGGAGCTCCGCGCCTCGATGAGTGAGGTGACCCTCGCACGCGGTGACGCGCTGTTCCACGAGGGCGACCCGGGCGACCGCCTGTACGTGGTCACCGAGGGCAAGGTGAAGCTCCACCGCACCTCTCCCGACGGGCGGGAGAACATGCTGGCCGTCCTCGGCCCCGGCGAGCTGATCGGCGAGCTGTCGCTCTTCGACCCGGGCCCGCGCACCGCCACCGCGAGCGCGCTGACCGAGGTCAAGCTCCTCGGCCTCGGCCACGGAGACCTCCAGCCCTGGCTGAACGCCCGCCCCGAGGTGGCCACCGCGCTGCTGCGCGCCGTCGCCCGCCGCCTGCGCAAGACCAACGACCAGATGTCCGACCTGGTCTTCTCCGATGTGCCGGGCCGCGTCGCCCGTGCGCTCCTCGATCTGTCGCGCCGCTTCGGTGTGCAGTCGGAGGAGGGCATCCACGTCGTGCACGACCTGACGCAGGAAGAGCTGGCCCAGCTGGTCGGCGCCTCCCGCGAGACGGTCAACAAGGCGCTCGCGGACTTCGCGGGCCGCGGCTGGCTGCGGCTCGAGGCGCGCGCCGTGATCCTGCTGGACGTGGAGCGGCTGGCCAAGCGGTCCCGCTGA
- a CDS encoding alpha/beta hydrolase has product MTDPDFSASGPVGPLGPAAGSGSPVRLDGPWTHRDVAANGARFHIAELGDGPLVLLLHGFPQFWWTWRHQLTALADAGYRAVAMDLRGVGGSDRTPRGYDPANLALDVTGVIRSLGEPDAALVGHDMGGYLAWTAAVMRPKLVRRLVVSSMPHPRRWRSSMLSDFAQSRAGSHVWGFQRPWVPERQLVADDAALVARLIRDWSGPRTPGFPDDLTTDVYRRAMCIPSTAHCSIEPYRWMVRSLARPDGVQFNRRMKRPVRVPTLHLHGSLDPAIRTRSSAGSGEYVEAPYRWRLFDGLGHFPHEEDPVGFSAELINWLKDPEPDR; this is encoded by the coding sequence ATGACCGACCCCGATTTCAGCGCATCCGGCCCGGTGGGGCCGCTGGGGCCGGCTGCCGGTTCCGGCAGCCCCGTCCGCCTCGACGGGCCCTGGACCCACCGTGATGTGGCCGCCAACGGCGCGCGCTTCCATATCGCCGAGCTCGGCGACGGGCCGCTGGTGCTGCTGCTGCACGGCTTCCCGCAGTTCTGGTGGACCTGGCGCCATCAGCTGACCGCCCTGGCCGACGCCGGATACCGTGCGGTCGCGATGGACCTCCGCGGGGTCGGCGGCAGCGACCGTACGCCCCGCGGCTACGACCCCGCGAACCTGGCTCTCGACGTCACCGGCGTGATCCGGTCCCTCGGTGAGCCTGACGCGGCGCTCGTGGGCCACGACATGGGCGGCTATCTCGCCTGGACGGCGGCTGTGATGCGGCCGAAGCTGGTACGGCGTCTCGTGGTGTCGTCGATGCCGCATCCGCGCCGCTGGCGCTCCTCGATGCTCTCGGACTTCGCTCAGTCCCGCGCCGGTTCGCATGTGTGGGGCTTCCAGAGGCCGTGGGTCCCTGAGCGTCAGCTCGTCGCGGACGACGCGGCGTTGGTGGCCCGGCTGATCCGCGACTGGTCGGGGCCACGCACCCCCGGCTTCCCCGACGACCTGACGACGGACGTCTACCGGCGCGCGATGTGCATCCCCTCGACGGCCCACTGCTCGATCGAACCGTACCGCTGGATGGTCCGGTCGCTGGCCCGCCCGGACGGCGTCCAGTTCAACCGGCGGATGAAGCGCCCGGTGCGTGTCCCCACCCTGCATCTCCACGGCTCGCTCGACCCGGCGATCCGGACCCGTAGTTCCGCGGGGTCCGGTGAGTACGTCGAGGCGCCGTACCGGTGGCGACTTTTCGACGGTCTGGGGCACTTCCCCCACGAGGAGGACCCGGTGGGCTTCTCGGCCGAACTCATCAACTGGCTCAAGGACCCTGAGCCCGACCGGTAG
- a CDS encoding NUDIX hydrolase, with the protein MSNGQWYPPEWPARIRALASGELTAVTPRRAATVMLLRDDPSSPGTTGPAVHMLRRRTSMAFAGGAYAYPGGGVDPRDDDHLVNWAGPSLETWADRLGVGTAAEAQAVVCAAVRETYEEAGVLLAGPTAGTVVSDTTGTDWEADREALVARELSFAGFLDRRGLVLRSDLLAAWARWITPAFEPRRYDTWFFVAALPEGQRTRNASTEADRTVWIRPGDAADGYDKGELLMMPPTVATLRALRPYGTAAEALEAADSQNLAPVLAEARMEGDELVLTWPGHDEFTKHVPAAGGTASTSAAEDPTIDGTDGALS; encoded by the coding sequence ATGTCCAACGGTCAGTGGTACCCACCGGAATGGCCCGCCCGGATCCGGGCCCTCGCCAGCGGCGAGCTGACAGCCGTGACCCCGAGGCGTGCGGCAACGGTGATGCTGCTCCGGGACGACCCGTCGAGTCCGGGTACCACCGGTCCCGCCGTGCACATGCTGCGCCGGCGCACCTCCATGGCCTTTGCCGGCGGTGCGTACGCCTATCCGGGTGGTGGGGTCGACCCGCGCGACGACGACCACCTCGTGAACTGGGCGGGACCGTCCCTGGAGACCTGGGCCGACCGCCTCGGTGTCGGCACTGCCGCCGAAGCACAGGCCGTCGTCTGCGCCGCGGTCCGTGAGACGTACGAGGAAGCGGGCGTCCTGCTGGCCGGGCCGACCGCCGGGACCGTCGTGAGCGACACCACGGGCACCGACTGGGAGGCCGACCGTGAGGCTCTCGTCGCCCGGGAGCTGTCCTTCGCGGGGTTCCTGGACCGCCGGGGCCTGGTGCTGCGTTCCGACCTGCTGGCCGCGTGGGCGCGCTGGATCACTCCCGCCTTCGAGCCGCGCCGCTACGACACGTGGTTCTTCGTGGCCGCGCTCCCGGAGGGCCAGCGCACCCGGAACGCCTCGACCGAGGCCGACCGGACGGTGTGGATCCGGCCCGGGGACGCCGCCGACGGCTACGACAAGGGTGAACTGCTGATGATGCCGCCCACCGTGGCCACCCTGCGGGCACTGAGGCCGTACGGGACGGCCGCGGAGGCGCTGGAGGCAGCGGATTCCCAGAACCTCGCTCCCGTGCTGGCAGAGGCCCGTATGGAGGGCGACGAGCTGGTGCTGACCTGGCCGGGCCACGACGAGTTCACCAAACACGTCCCGGCGGCAGGCGGAACCGCTTCCACCTCCGCGGCCGAGGATCCCACCATCGACGGCACGGACGGGGCTCTCTCGTGA
- a CDS encoding RidA family protein, giving the protein MAGAVEAKLAELGLALPDVVPPLASYQPAVQSGVYVYTSGQLPMVGGTLAVTGKVGAEVTPDEAKELAKTCALNALAAVKSVAGDLDRIARVVKVVGFVASATDFTGQPGVVNGASELLGAVLGDKGVHARSAVGVAVLPLDAPVEVEVQVELVDA; this is encoded by the coding sequence GTGGCGGGCGCCGTCGAGGCGAAGCTCGCCGAACTCGGCCTGGCGCTCCCGGACGTCGTACCGCCGCTGGCCTCCTACCAGCCGGCCGTGCAGTCGGGGGTGTACGTCTACACCTCCGGCCAGCTCCCGATGGTGGGCGGCACACTCGCGGTGACCGGCAAGGTCGGCGCCGAGGTGACGCCGGACGAGGCCAAGGAGCTGGCGAAGACCTGCGCGCTCAACGCCCTGGCGGCGGTGAAGTCGGTCGCCGGCGACCTGGACCGGATCGCCCGGGTCGTGAAGGTCGTGGGCTTCGTCGCCTCCGCCACCGACTTCACCGGGCAGCCGGGCGTCGTCAACGGTGCGAGCGAGCTCCTGGGCGCGGTCCTGGGCGACAAGGGCGTGCACGCCCGCAGCGCCGTCGGCGTCGCGGTGCTGCCTCTGGACGCACCGGTCGAGGTCGAGGTCCAGGTCGAGCTCGTCGACGCCTGA
- the nth gene encoding endonuclease III, with the protein MVRRARRINRELAEVYPYAHPELDFRNPFELLVATVLSAQTTDLRVNQTTPALFAAYPTPEDMAAAVPEKLEEIIRPTGFFRAKARSLMGLSAALRDDFGGEVPGRLADLVKLPGVGRKTANVVLGNAFGVPGITVDTHFGRLVRRWKWTEQEDPEKVEAEIAAIFPKSEWTMLSHRVVFHGRRICHSRKPACGACPIAALCPAYGEGETDPEKAKKLLKYEMGGYPGQRLSPPPDYPGSPAPPLGAG; encoded by the coding sequence ATGGTCCGCCGTGCCCGCCGGATCAACCGCGAGCTCGCCGAGGTCTATCCGTATGCCCACCCCGAGCTGGACTTCCGTAATCCGTTCGAGCTCCTGGTGGCCACGGTTCTCTCCGCCCAGACCACCGACCTGAGGGTGAACCAGACCACCCCGGCCCTCTTCGCCGCCTATCCGACGCCCGAGGACATGGCAGCCGCCGTTCCCGAGAAGCTGGAGGAGATCATCCGGCCGACCGGTTTCTTCCGGGCCAAGGCACGCTCCCTCATGGGCCTGTCGGCCGCTCTGAGGGACGACTTCGGCGGAGAGGTCCCCGGCCGGCTGGCGGATCTGGTGAAGCTGCCAGGAGTAGGGCGCAAGACGGCCAACGTGGTCCTCGGCAACGCGTTCGGGGTGCCCGGCATCACGGTGGACACCCACTTCGGCCGCCTGGTCCGCCGCTGGAAATGGACCGAGCAGGAGGACCCGGAGAAGGTCGAGGCCGAGATCGCAGCGATCTTCCCGAAGAGCGAGTGGACGATGCTCTCGCACCGCGTGGTCTTCCACGGCCGCCGCATCTGCCACTCCCGCAAGCCCGCCTGCGGCGCCTGCCCGATCGCCGCTCTCTGCCCGGCCTACGGGGAGGGCGAGACGGACCCCGAGAAGGCGAAGAAGCTCCTGAAGTACGAGATGGGCGGCTATCCGGGCCAGCGCCTCAGCCCGCCCCCGGACTATCCGGGCAGTCCCGCACCGCCGCTGGGAGCCGGGTGA
- a CDS encoding MBL fold metallo-hydrolase: protein MSDAAALPGQPRGGVLSGPATTRTVNVLAPNASAMTLDGTNTWIIAEPDSDLAVVIDPGPLDDVHLRAVIDTVERTGRRVGLTLLTHGHPDHAEGAARFAELTRTKVRALDAALRLGDEGLAAGDVITTGGLELRVVPTPGHTADSLSFHLPADRAVLTGDTILGRGTTVVAHPDGRLGDYLDTLRRLRSLTVDDGVHTVLPGHGPVLEDAQGAVEFYLAHRAHRLAQVETAVEAGHRTPAEVVAAVYADVDRSLWPAAELSVRAQLEYLTEHGLI, encoded by the coding sequence GTGAGCGACGCGGCCGCACTGCCCGGACAGCCCCGCGGCGGGGTCCTCTCCGGGCCCGCCACCACCCGTACGGTCAACGTCCTGGCCCCCAACGCCTCCGCGATGACCCTGGACGGCACGAACACCTGGATCATCGCCGAACCGGACTCGGATCTGGCGGTGGTGATCGACCCTGGGCCGCTCGACGACGTACATCTGCGGGCCGTCATCGACACCGTGGAGCGGACGGGCAGGCGCGTCGGTCTCACCCTGCTCACGCACGGACACCCTGACCACGCGGAGGGCGCAGCCCGGTTCGCCGAGCTCACCCGCACGAAGGTGCGCGCCTTGGACGCGGCGCTCCGGCTGGGCGACGAAGGGCTCGCGGCAGGCGACGTGATCACCACGGGAGGGCTGGAACTCCGGGTCGTCCCCACGCCGGGACACACCGCGGACTCGCTCTCCTTCCACCTGCCGGCAGACCGGGCCGTGCTGACGGGCGACACGATCCTCGGGCGCGGCACCACCGTCGTCGCCCACCCGGACGGGCGGCTCGGGGACTACCTGGACACCCTGCGGCGCCTGCGCTCGCTGACCGTCGACGACGGGGTGCACACGGTGCTCCCGGGACACGGGCCGGTGCTGGAGGACGCGCAGGGTGCCGTCGAGTTCTATCTCGCCCACCGGGCACACCGTCTGGCCCAGGTGGAGACGGCCGTGGAGGCGGGACACCGGACGCCCGCCGAGGTCGTGGCGGCGGTGTACGCGGACGTGGACCGTTCGCTCTGGCCGGCGGCGGAGCTGTCGGTGCGGGCCCAGCTGGAGTACCTGACCGAGCACGGCCTGATCTGA